A window of the Streptomyces sp. NBC_01351 genome harbors these coding sequences:
- a CDS encoding gluconokinase, GntK/IdnK-type, with protein sequence MDESSELTERFLEHRSHLRAVAYRMLGSLSEAEDAVQEAWLRLDRSDTSEVENLGGWLTTVVARVCLNMLRSRETRREESIEAYATDPAAGREDGVDPEQEAVLADSVGLALLVVLDKLAPAERLAFVLHDMFSVSFDEIAPMLDKTPAATRQLASRARRRVKGVPLVPDADLTRQRVVVDAFLAATRGGNFDALVTLLHPDVVLTADKAVIPSPAAITISGAVTVATGAMAAMQRAQGTQSALVNGMVGLAMAPLGQLVLVLRFTVEDDLITAIDVVAEPERLGELDIAVLDDVRRVIVVMGVAGTGKTTVGRLLAEALGVPYAEGDAFHPAANVAKMSAGTPLDDADRWPWLDSIGEWIRDSARLHGGVVAASSLKRVYRDRLRAAAPGTVFVHLTGERPLVEERMAARRSHFMPPTLLDSQFATLEPLGADELGVVVDVSASPEDITGAALTALGQLRTTED encoded by the coding sequence TTGCGTCTGGACCGCTCCGACACCAGTGAGGTCGAGAACCTCGGCGGCTGGCTGACCACGGTCGTGGCGCGGGTGTGCCTGAACATGCTGCGCAGCCGCGAGACCCGGCGCGAGGAGTCCATCGAGGCGTACGCGACCGACCCGGCGGCGGGCCGCGAGGACGGGGTGGATCCCGAGCAGGAGGCGGTGCTGGCCGACTCGGTCGGGCTGGCGCTGCTCGTCGTACTCGACAAGCTCGCGCCGGCCGAGCGGCTGGCGTTCGTCCTGCACGACATGTTCTCCGTGTCCTTCGACGAGATCGCCCCGATGCTCGACAAGACCCCGGCCGCGACCCGGCAGCTCGCCAGCCGCGCCCGGCGCCGGGTCAAGGGCGTGCCGCTGGTGCCCGACGCCGATCTGACCCGTCAACGCGTCGTCGTGGACGCCTTCCTGGCCGCCACCCGTGGCGGGAACTTCGACGCGCTGGTCACCCTGCTCCACCCCGATGTGGTGCTCACCGCCGACAAGGCCGTCATTCCCTCCCCCGCCGCCATCACCATCAGCGGCGCCGTCACCGTGGCCACGGGCGCGATGGCCGCCATGCAGCGGGCCCAGGGCACTCAGAGCGCGCTGGTCAACGGCATGGTCGGCCTCGCGATGGCTCCGCTCGGACAGCTGGTCCTGGTGCTCCGCTTCACCGTGGAGGACGATCTGATCACCGCGATCGACGTGGTCGCGGAGCCGGAGCGGCTGGGCGAGCTCGACATCGCCGTCCTCGACGATGTGCGGCGCGTCATCGTGGTGATGGGCGTGGCCGGCACGGGCAAGACGACCGTGGGCCGGCTGCTCGCGGAGGCGCTCGGCGTTCCGTACGCGGAGGGCGACGCCTTCCACCCGGCGGCCAACGTGGCCAAGATGTCCGCCGGGACCCCGCTCGACGACGCGGACCGGTGGCCGTGGCTCGACTCCATCGGCGAGTGGATCCGCGACAGCGCGCGGCTGCACGGCGGAGTGGTGGCGGCGTCGTCGCTCAAGCGCGTCTACCGCGACCGGCTGCGCGCCGCGGCACCGGGGACGGTGTTCGTGCACCTCACCGGTGAGCGCCCGTTGGTCGAGGAGCGGATGGCGGCGCGCAGGAGCCACTTCATGCCCCCGACCCTGCTGGATTCGCAGTTCGCCACCCTGGAACCGCTCGGGGCGGACGAACTCGGCGTCGTCGTCGACGTGTCCGCATCCCCGGAGGACATCACCGGTGCGGCGCTGACGGCCCTGGGTCAGCTCCGCACCACCGAGGACTGA
- a CDS encoding cytochrome P450 yields MRTVQGAALDGLRARVRALGAEAPDRRTPAAPTFGARLRDFVRTGTPRASAAALSALRARRGDAPVLVRTRSGRTFLVLLDPPDLHRFYAEPVSLLAADPPEKCRGLGLAEPAGTGCARGELRAQRRRINEEALAAGTPVHPSGATFLAAVAEEAPHLTATRTLDLVRARHAVHRAARRIVLGDAAASDEELAGWLRQLRGGRARTARTVYGKALARIQEYAAHADGNTLVGRATSRAAPSGALDPLRQAHHWLLAMDAVPGTVLRTLLLLGAHPAEQDAAAAEAARGGAGGELPRLRACVRESLRLYPVVPDLIRVTRTPTEWRGVRYPAGTAVLLPAAFHQRDPERVPAAHVFVPGRWKNPDADRDVRIAPFSHGDGRCPGDQLGLMITAAFCAEVLRGHRLAAARPVLDPVGPLPATLDPGAIRITLTRR; encoded by the coding sequence ATGCGTACGGTCCAAGGGGCCGCCCTCGACGGGCTCCGAGCCCGCGTACGGGCCCTCGGCGCGGAAGCTCCCGACCGGCGGACACCCGCCGCCCCCACCTTCGGCGCCCGCCTGCGCGACTTCGTCCGCACGGGCACACCACGCGCCTCCGCCGCCGCACTGAGCGCCCTGCGGGCCCGCCGAGGCGACGCCCCCGTCCTCGTAAGGACCCGGTCGGGCCGGACCTTCCTCGTCCTCCTCGACCCGCCGGACCTCCACCGCTTCTACGCCGAACCCGTGAGCCTCCTCGCGGCCGACCCGCCGGAGAAGTGCCGCGGCCTCGGCCTCGCTGAACCCGCCGGCACCGGCTGCGCCCGCGGCGAACTGCGCGCCCAGCGGCGCCGGATCAACGAAGAGGCGCTGGCCGCGGGCACCCCCGTGCACCCCTCGGGGGCCACCTTCCTGGCGGCCGTCGCCGAAGAGGCCCCGCACCTGACGGCCACCCGCACCCTCGACCTCGTACGCGCCCGCCACGCCGTGCACCGCGCCGCCCGCCGGATCGTGCTCGGCGACGCCGCCGCTTCCGACGAGGAACTCGCCGGCTGGCTCCGGCAACTGCGCGGCGGCCGGGCCCGAACCGCCCGCACCGTGTACGGCAAGGCCCTCGCCCGCATCCAGGAGTACGCCGCCCACGCCGACGGAAACACCCTCGTCGGCCGGGCCACCAGCCGGGCCGCCCCCTCCGGGGCCCTGGACCCCCTGCGCCAGGCCCACCACTGGCTGCTCGCCATGGACGCCGTCCCGGGCACCGTGCTGCGCACCCTGCTCCTGCTCGGCGCGCACCCCGCGGAACAGGACGCGGCCGCCGCGGAAGCCGCCCGGGGCGGGGCCGGTGGTGAACTGCCCCGACTGCGGGCCTGCGTACGGGAATCCCTGCGCCTGTACCCCGTGGTGCCCGACCTGATCCGCGTCACCCGCACCCCGACGGAGTGGCGGGGGGTGCGCTACCCGGCGGGCACCGCCGTGCTGCTGCCCGCCGCGTTCCACCAGCGCGATCCCGAACGGGTACCGGCGGCGCACGTGTTCGTACCGGGCCGGTGGAAGAACCCCGACGCCGACCGGGACGTCCGGATCGCCCCGTTCAGCCATGGCGACGGCCGCTGCCCGGGCGACCAGCTCGGACTGATGATCACCGCGGCGTTCTGCGCCGAGGTGCTCCGGGGCCACCGCCTCGCGGCCGCCCGGCCGGTGCTGGACCCGGTGGGACCACTCCCCGCCACCCTCGACCCGGGCGCCATCCGGATCACCCTCACCCGCCGCTGA
- a CDS encoding MFS transporter, with translation MTAPTEPGTPGGPGAPGVVLASARGRWILLTTVLGSSMAMLDSTVVNVALPRIGEDLGADLAVLQWTVNAYLVTLAGLILVGGALGDRFGRRRIFVLGVMWFAVGSLLCGIAPNAGVLVAARALQGVGGALLTPGSLALIQGSIRAEDRSRAVGLWSGMGGVGAAVGPFLGGWLVDGPGWRWVFLLNVPLAAVCVPVALRHVPESRDPQAHGKFDVAGAALGAASLALITYALIEAHSATAPVVAAAVGGVLLGGAFIWLERRRAEPMLPPAIFRSRQFTAVNLVTLCVYAAIGGFFFLVVLQLQVVSGYSALAAGAAMLPTTALMLLLSARSGELGERIGPRIPLTVGPLVCAAGTLLMLRVGPDASYAGDVLPAMAVMGLGLVILVAPLTATVLASVDPGRAGLASGINNAAARAAGLLAVAALPLLAGMGPESYRSAAQFDAAFGPAMLWCAGAFVAGAVVGWATVRSPAPGACHPECQTHCAVAAPPLEPPREAGGRPREGAGPADRGPDRG, from the coding sequence ATGACCGCACCCACCGAGCCCGGCACCCCCGGCGGCCCCGGCGCGCCCGGGGTCGTGCTCGCGTCCGCGCGCGGCCGGTGGATCCTGCTGACCACCGTGCTCGGGTCGAGCATGGCGATGCTGGACTCGACGGTGGTCAACGTCGCGCTGCCGCGCATCGGGGAGGACCTCGGCGCCGATCTGGCCGTACTCCAGTGGACGGTCAACGCCTATCTGGTGACCCTGGCCGGGCTGATCCTGGTGGGCGGGGCGCTCGGTGACCGTTTCGGGCGGCGGCGGATCTTCGTCCTGGGTGTGATGTGGTTCGCCGTGGGCTCGCTGCTCTGCGGCATCGCGCCGAACGCCGGGGTGCTGGTGGCCGCCCGCGCCCTGCAGGGCGTCGGCGGCGCCCTGCTCACCCCCGGTTCGCTCGCGCTGATCCAGGGCTCGATCCGCGCCGAGGACCGGTCGCGGGCCGTGGGCCTGTGGTCGGGGATGGGCGGGGTGGGCGCGGCGGTGGGGCCGTTCCTGGGCGGCTGGCTGGTGGACGGACCCGGCTGGCGCTGGGTGTTCCTGCTGAACGTGCCGCTGGCCGCGGTGTGCGTGCCGGTTGCCCTGCGACACGTACCGGAATCGCGGGATCCGCAGGCGCACGGGAAGTTCGACGTGGCCGGTGCGGCGCTGGGGGCGGCCTCGTTGGCGCTGATCACCTACGCCCTGATCGAGGCGCACTCCGCCACGGCGCCGGTGGTGGCCGCGGCGGTGGGCGGCGTACTGCTGGGCGGTGCGTTCATCTGGCTGGAGCGGCGGCGGGCGGAACCGATGCTGCCGCCGGCGATCTTCCGCTCCCGGCAGTTCACGGCCGTCAATCTGGTCACCCTGTGCGTGTACGCGGCCATCGGCGGGTTCTTCTTCCTCGTCGTGCTCCAACTCCAGGTGGTGTCCGGCTACTCCGCGCTGGCCGCCGGGGCGGCGATGCTGCCGACCACCGCGCTGATGCTGCTGCTGTCGGCCCGCTCCGGCGAGCTCGGGGAGCGGATCGGGCCGCGGATCCCGCTCACGGTGGGGCCGCTGGTGTGCGCGGCGGGGACGCTGCTGATGCTGCGGGTGGGGCCGGATGCCTCGTACGCCGGGGACGTACTGCCCGCGATGGCCGTGATGGGCCTGGGCCTGGTGATCCTGGTGGCTCCGCTGACGGCGACCGTACTGGCCTCCGTGGACCCGGGCCGGGCCGGGCTGGCCAGCGGGATCAACAACGCCGCGGCGAGGGCGGCCGGGCTGCTGGCGGTGGCGGCGCTGCCGCTGCTGGCCGGGATGGGGCCGGAGTCGTACCGCTCGGCGGCCCAGTTCGACGCCGCCTTCGGGCCGGCCATGCTGTGGTGCGCGGGGGCGTTCGTGGCAGGGGCCGTCGTGGGCTGGGCGACCGTACGCTCCCCCGCGCCCGGGGCCTGCCACCCGGAGTGCCAGACGCACTGCGCGGTGGCCGCGCCGCCGCTCGAACCCCCGAGGGAGGCCGGGGGTCGACCGCGGGAAGGAGCGGGCCCGGCCGATCGCGGGCCGGACCGGGGCTGA
- a CDS encoding DUF6629 family protein, whose amino-acid sequence MCWSATADLTAGTVISAVGVACLVRVRRVRDLPLAALPLLLGAHQLVEAAVWASGGGRSPAVTVWAVIALPVLPVWVPLGVLLAAAPEARRRLWGPLAVGVATAAVLSYCLATGPVTAEIRGHTLGYGVNVPWMPLVLTCYLFATLGSLLLAADGRLRFLGVLLAAGALACSALWRLEFASTWCAFAAVASVLVLGWVRRREAGSPVL is encoded by the coding sequence ATGTGCTGGAGCGCGACGGCCGATCTGACGGCGGGCACGGTCATCTCAGCCGTGGGAGTGGCGTGTCTGGTTCGGGTGCGACGCGTCCGCGATCTGCCCCTCGCCGCGCTGCCGCTGCTGCTGGGCGCGCACCAGCTGGTGGAGGCCGCCGTCTGGGCCTCGGGCGGCGGCCGGTCCCCCGCCGTCACGGTCTGGGCCGTGATCGCCCTCCCCGTGCTGCCCGTGTGGGTGCCGCTCGGGGTGCTGCTGGCCGCCGCGCCGGAGGCCCGGCGCAGGCTGTGGGGGCCGTTGGCCGTCGGCGTAGCCACCGCGGCCGTCCTCTCGTACTGCCTGGCGACCGGGCCGGTGACCGCCGAGATCCGGGGCCACACCCTCGGCTACGGCGTGAATGTTCCGTGGATGCCGCTGGTCCTGACGTGCTATCTGTTCGCCACCCTGGGCTCCCTGCTGCTCGCCGCGGACGGGCGGCTGCGGTTCCTCGGCGTACTGCTGGCCGCCGGGGCATTGGCCTGCTCAGCGCTGTGGCGACTGGAATTCGCGTCCACGTGGTGCGCCTTCGCGGCGGTCGCCTCCGTCCTGGTGCTGGGCTGGGTCCGGCGCCGGGAAGCCGGTTCTCCCGTGCTGTGA
- a CDS encoding GMC oxidoreductase, with translation MSDRALPGNDSHGFSRRGFIARTSSILGAATLAGHLAPAQAQAAAAAAAAAAPIESGAHVPALVIGTGYGGSVAALRLAQAGVDVQMIEMGMDWVTPGSDGKIFPKVTSPDYRSFWLRTRTKAPLSNFLGFPIDKDVPKYTGILDAEDFAGITVYQGRGVGGGSLVNGGMAVTPKRANFQAVLPSVDADEMYNTYYPRANAALGVGMIDPAWFETAACYQFSRVGRKHAQRSGFAWTFVPDVYDWNYMKQEAAGTATKSALDGEILYGNNHGKKSLVQTYLAQARATGKVVISSLHKVTSVTPTTGGGYTVTIDQINTTGDTVATKTVTSDRVFFAAGSVGTSKLLVKLKATGALPNLNSEVGKGWGENGNVMCGRANHMWDPTGKLQATIPCSGIDNWDAGGAFAEVAPLPTGIETYASFYLSITKNPNRGEFSWNAATGKADLSWQTSWKQPSIDMAKTIFDKINSKEGTIYRTDLFGGNKIWNDTLTYHPLGGAVLNKATDNYGRLHGYTGLYVIDGALIPGNVSVNPFVTITALAERNIEKIIATDL, from the coding sequence ATGAGTGACAGAGCCCTGCCCGGAAACGATTCCCATGGATTTTCACGTCGCGGCTTCATCGCTAGAACGAGTTCCATTCTCGGAGCCGCGACCCTCGCCGGTCACCTCGCTCCGGCCCAGGCTCAGGCCGCGGCGGCGGCTGCCGCTGCCGCCGCGCCCATCGAGAGCGGCGCCCACGTGCCGGCCCTGGTCATCGGCACCGGTTACGGCGGCTCCGTCGCGGCGCTGCGGCTCGCGCAGGCCGGCGTGGACGTACAGATGATCGAGATGGGCATGGACTGGGTCACCCCGGGGTCGGACGGCAAGATCTTCCCGAAGGTGACCAGCCCGGACTACCGGTCGTTCTGGCTCCGCACCCGGACCAAGGCGCCGCTGAGCAACTTCCTCGGCTTCCCCATCGACAAGGACGTCCCCAAGTACACGGGCATCCTCGACGCCGAGGACTTCGCCGGCATCACGGTCTACCAGGGCCGCGGCGTCGGCGGCGGCTCGCTGGTCAACGGCGGCATGGCCGTCACGCCCAAGCGCGCCAACTTCCAGGCCGTCCTGCCCTCGGTGGACGCCGACGAGATGTACAACACCTACTACCCGCGGGCCAACGCCGCCCTCGGGGTCGGCATGATCGATCCGGCCTGGTTCGAAACGGCCGCCTGCTACCAGTTCTCCCGGGTCGGCCGGAAGCACGCCCAGCGTTCCGGCTTCGCGTGGACCTTCGTACCCGACGTGTACGACTGGAACTACATGAAGCAGGAGGCCGCCGGCACGGCCACCAAGTCGGCGCTGGACGGCGAGATCCTGTACGGCAACAACCACGGCAAGAAGTCCCTCGTCCAGACGTACCTGGCGCAGGCGAGGGCCACGGGCAAGGTCGTCATCTCCTCGCTGCACAAGGTCACCTCGGTCACCCCCACGACCGGCGGCGGCTACACGGTCACCATCGACCAGATCAACACCACCGGCGACACCGTGGCCACCAAGACGGTGACGTCGGACCGGGTCTTCTTCGCGGCCGGCAGCGTCGGCACCAGCAAGCTGCTGGTCAAGCTGAAGGCCACGGGCGCGCTGCCGAACCTCAACAGCGAGGTCGGCAAGGGCTGGGGCGAGAACGGCAACGTCATGTGCGGCCGCGCCAACCACATGTGGGACCCGACCGGCAAGCTCCAGGCGACCATCCCCTGCTCCGGCATCGACAACTGGGACGCCGGAGGCGCGTTCGCCGAGGTTGCGCCGCTGCCCACCGGGATCGAGACGTACGCCTCGTTCTACCTGTCGATCACGAAGAACCCGAACCGCGGCGAGTTCAGCTGGAACGCCGCCACGGGCAAGGCCGACCTCAGCTGGCAGACGTCGTGGAAGCAGCCGTCCATCGACATGGCCAAGACCATCTTCGACAAGATCAACTCGAAGGAGGGCACGATCTACCGGACCGACCTGTTCGGCGGCAACAAGATCTGGAACGACACCCTCACCTACCACCCCCTCGGCGGCGCGGTGTTGAACAAGGCCACCGACAACTACGGGCGCCTGCACGGCTACACCGGCCTGTACGTGATCGACGGAGCGCTGATCCCCGGCAACGTCAGCGTCAACCCGTTCGTCACGATCACGGCGCTCGCCGAACGCAACATCGAGAAGATCATCGCCACCGACCTGTAA
- a CDS encoding aminoglycoside phosphotransferase family protein, with protein sequence MHPGQHPIDAELVRRLVAGQFPRWAELAVERFPSGGTVNAMYRLGDGMVVRLPLVRGGAEDVAMERQWLPLLAARLPTAIPEVLGAGEPAEGYPWPWSVYRWRAGEPPEAGALSRPGRLAEDLAAFVAAMRGITLPRAPTAHRGGPLAAQDAETRAAIGQLRGIPEEGVDCDAVAAAWEDALRAPEWDGPPVWLHADLMPGNLLVDDGRLASVIDFGCTGVGDPACDLFPAWNLLPADARAVFREALGVDGATWIRGRARTLSQALIALPYYRGTNPAMAENARHVIRAVLEDR encoded by the coding sequence ATGCACCCCGGACAGCACCCCATCGACGCGGAGCTCGTACGGCGCCTGGTAGCCGGACAGTTCCCCCGGTGGGCGGAGCTGGCGGTGGAGCGGTTCCCGTCGGGCGGCACGGTCAACGCCATGTACCGGCTGGGCGACGGCATGGTCGTACGGCTGCCCCTGGTGCGGGGCGGAGCCGAGGATGTGGCGATGGAGCGGCAGTGGCTGCCGCTCCTCGCGGCCCGGCTCCCGACGGCGATCCCCGAGGTGCTCGGGGCCGGGGAGCCCGCCGAGGGGTACCCGTGGCCCTGGTCGGTGTACCGGTGGCGGGCCGGGGAGCCTCCCGAGGCGGGCGCGCTGAGCCGGCCCGGGCGGCTGGCCGAGGACCTGGCGGCCTTCGTGGCGGCGATGCGGGGCATCACCCTGCCGAGGGCGCCGACGGCCCACCGCGGCGGGCCCCTCGCCGCGCAGGACGCGGAGACCCGGGCGGCGATCGGGCAACTGCGCGGGATCCCGGAGGAGGGCGTCGACTGCGACGCGGTGGCCGCCGCATGGGAGGACGCGCTGCGGGCACCGGAGTGGGACGGGCCGCCGGTGTGGCTGCACGCCGATCTCATGCCGGGCAACCTGCTGGTGGACGACGGCAGGCTGGCCTCGGTGATCGACTTCGGGTGCACGGGGGTGGGCGATCCCGCCTGCGACCTCTTCCCGGCGTGGAACCTGCTCCCGGCCGACGCGCGGGCCGTCTTCCGCGAGGCCCTCGGCGTGGACGGGGCGACCTGGATCCGGGGCAGGGCCCGGACCCTCTCCCAGGCGCTGATCGCGCTGCCGTACTACCGCGGCACGAATCCGGCGATGGCCGAGAACGCCCGGCACGTGATCCGGGCGGTACTGGAAGACCGCTGA
- a CDS encoding carboxymuconolactone decarboxylase family protein, producing the protein MRIDIPEGQHPIEYVWGDMVPGIGMAAANFSLSVYAHTTLGLREFEAARLRVAQINGCVFCLDWRTDRDGEKVEEEFPEAVTDWRTTEAFDDRTRLAAEYAERYTLDHHGLDEEFWDRMTAHYSQLEIVELTMSIGSWLAFGRLNHVLGLDSVCVLPGH; encoded by the coding sequence ATGAGGATCGACATCCCCGAAGGCCAGCACCCCATTGAGTACGTGTGGGGGGACATGGTCCCCGGCATCGGCATGGCCGCGGCGAACTTCTCGCTGTCGGTGTATGCCCACACGACCCTGGGACTGCGCGAGTTCGAGGCGGCCCGGCTGCGCGTCGCGCAGATCAACGGATGTGTCTTCTGCCTCGACTGGCGCACGGACCGGGACGGCGAGAAGGTCGAGGAGGAGTTCCCGGAGGCGGTCACCGACTGGCGCACCACCGAGGCCTTCGACGACCGCACCCGGCTGGCGGCGGAGTACGCCGAGCGGTACACCCTCGACCACCACGGGCTCGACGAGGAGTTCTGGGACCGGATGACCGCCCACTACAGCCAGCTGGAGATCGTGGAGCTCACGATGAGCATCGGCTCCTGGCTGGCCTTCGGCAGGCTCAACCACGTGCTCGGCCTCGACAGCGTGTGCGTACTGCCCGGCCACTGA
- a CDS encoding NAD(P)H-dependent amine dehydrogenase family protein has product MIPTVVWGTGNVGRLAIRAVDAHPALELTAVIVHDPAKVGRDAGELGGLHHPLGVAATDDIEAVLAARPRAVVYAASGDVRPDEALADLTRAVRSGAVVVSPALYPLYDHRSAPPEFREPILAAIAEGGGSLFASGVDPGWGNDVLPLLISGLATTIDAIRCQEIFDYSTYDQPDSVRYLVGMGQPMDYEPMMLMPSIPTMVWGGQIRMMARALGVELDEIRETSERRALDTTVTTRTMGEFEAGTQGAIRFEVQGIVEGEPRIVIEHVTRIHASCAPDWPTPPDGGDGAHRVVIEGRPRIEVTVEATDEGDNRSAGGNATAVGRLVGAIDWLTEAEPGLYDALDVPLRPAIGKLGRKQR; this is encoded by the coding sequence ATGATTCCCACGGTTGTCTGGGGCACCGGCAACGTCGGCCGTTTGGCCATTCGTGCCGTCGACGCCCATCCCGCGCTGGAGCTCACCGCCGTCATCGTCCACGACCCGGCCAAGGTCGGCCGCGACGCGGGCGAACTCGGCGGACTCCACCACCCGTTGGGGGTGGCGGCCACCGATGACATCGAGGCCGTACTGGCCGCCCGCCCCCGGGCCGTGGTGTACGCCGCCTCGGGCGACGTCCGCCCCGACGAGGCACTCGCCGACCTCACGCGGGCCGTCCGGTCCGGCGCGGTCGTCGTCAGCCCCGCCCTCTACCCGCTCTACGACCACCGCAGCGCCCCACCGGAGTTCCGCGAGCCGATCCTGGCCGCGATAGCCGAGGGCGGCGGCTCGCTCTTCGCCTCCGGCGTCGACCCCGGTTGGGGCAACGACGTGCTCCCGCTCCTGATCAGCGGACTCGCCACCACCATCGACGCCATCCGCTGCCAGGAGATATTCGACTACTCCACCTACGACCAGCCGGACTCCGTGCGCTACCTCGTCGGCATGGGCCAGCCCATGGACTACGAGCCGATGATGCTCATGCCCTCCATCCCGACCATGGTGTGGGGCGGCCAGATCCGGATGATGGCCCGGGCCCTCGGCGTCGAACTCGACGAGATCCGCGAGACCTCGGAGCGCCGCGCGCTCGACACCACCGTGACCACCCGCACCATGGGCGAGTTCGAAGCCGGCACCCAAGGGGCGATCCGCTTCGAGGTGCAGGGCATCGTCGAGGGCGAACCCCGCATCGTCATCGAGCACGTCACCCGTATCCACGCCTCGTGCGCACCGGACTGGCCGACCCCGCCCGACGGCGGCGACGGAGCCCACCGGGTCGTCATCGAGGGCCGCCCCCGCATCGAGGTGACCGTCGAGGCCACCGACGAGGGCGACAACCGCTCCGCCGGCGGCAACGCGACCGCCGTGGGACGCCTGGTGGGCGCCATCGACTGGCTCACCGAGGCGGAACCCGGACTCTACGACGCACTCGACGTCCCGCTGCGCCCCGCCATCGGCAAACTCGGAAGGAAACAGCGATGA
- a CDS encoding DUF6126 family protein, protein MSRGENQVTPVRPVTIRARIESKFPRGLVIRLIAYLFVGHLFAFFVYLLFVLGAKNQ, encoded by the coding sequence ATGTCCCGAGGAGAGAACCAGGTGACCCCCGTCCGCCCCGTGACCATACGGGCCCGCATCGAATCGAAGTTCCCGCGCGGCCTGGTGATCCGGCTGATCGCCTACCTGTTCGTCGGCCACCTCTTCGCCTTCTTCGTCTACCTCCTCTTCGTCCTGGGCGCCAAGAACCAGTGA
- a CDS encoding helix-turn-helix domain-containing protein, translating to MTPGPAPGPGTGSGSGSAPGPEGAPDELPAVAPQLRELRRRAGLTLEAAAARARLSPAHLSRLETGRRQPSLPLLLGLARTYGTTVSELLGETPAVADPIVRAGGPGAREADGWTYWQAGGSGRGMQALRVHVPHGRSQGELVRVHPGEEWLYVLAGRLRLHLGEAEHLLEPGDSAHFDSLTPHRIGAASPGGAELLFVHTLLQSSLAGLCLGGTTTSTHHR from the coding sequence ATGACACCCGGTCCTGCCCCCGGCCCCGGTACCGGCTCCGGCTCCGGCTCAGCCCCCGGTCCCGAAGGCGCCCCCGACGAGCTGCCCGCCGTCGCCCCGCAACTGCGCGAACTGCGCCGCCGCGCGGGCCTCACCCTGGAGGCCGCCGCCGCCCGGGCCCGGCTCTCGCCCGCCCACCTGTCCCGTCTGGAGACCGGCCGCCGCCAGCCCTCGCTGCCGCTCCTGCTCGGCCTCGCCCGCACCTACGGCACGACGGTCTCCGAGCTCCTCGGCGAGACCCCCGCCGTCGCCGATCCCATCGTACGGGCCGGCGGTCCGGGTGCCCGGGAGGCCGACGGGTGGACGTACTGGCAGGCCGGCGGCTCCGGGCGCGGGATGCAGGCGCTGCGCGTACACGTCCCCCACGGCCGCAGCCAGGGCGAACTGGTCCGCGTACACCCCGGCGAGGAATGGCTGTACGTCCTCGCCGGGCGGCTGCGGCTGCACCTGGGGGAGGCCGAGCACCTCCTCGAACCGGGCGACAGCGCGCACTTCGACTCGCTCACCCCGCACCGGATCGGCGCTGCCTCCCCGGGCGGGGCCGAGCTGCTGTTCGTCCACACCCTGCTGCAGAGCAGCCTCGCCGGGCTGTGCCTCGGCGGAACCACCACGTCCACGCACCACCGATAG